One Staphylococcus simiae genomic region harbors:
- a CDS encoding ABC transporter ATP-binding protein, which translates to MINIHQLQHCFGAHRVIDDFNLTINEGEIVTFIGKSGCGKSTLLNIIGGFMTPTTGEVMIDNKLKQSPSPDCLMIFQQHNLLPWKNIIDNVRLGLTSKVSDDCIDEHLASVELHGKGHQFPEQLSGGMKQRVAICRAQVHQPKVILMDEPLGALDVFTRYKLQDQLLQLKRQTTATMILVTHDIDEALYLSDRIVLLGEGCRIINQYTISETQPRNRNDSHLLKIRNDIMEEFALVHHAVEPEYYL; encoded by the coding sequence ATGATTAATATTCATCAACTTCAACATTGCTTCGGTGCCCATCGAGTTATAGATGATTTTAATCTAACAATTAATGAAGGTGAAATCGTCACATTTATTGGTAAAAGTGGTTGTGGTAAGTCCACATTACTGAACATTATTGGTGGTTTTATGACGCCGACAACTGGTGAGGTAATGATAGATAATAAGTTGAAACAAAGTCCATCACCTGATTGTTTAATGATCTTTCAGCAACATAACCTATTACCGTGGAAAAATATTATTGATAATGTACGACTTGGTTTAACAAGTAAGGTTAGTGATGACTGCATTGATGAGCACTTAGCTTCGGTTGAATTGCATGGGAAAGGACATCAATTTCCTGAGCAATTATCTGGTGGCATGAAGCAGCGTGTTGCAATATGTCGAGCGCAAGTTCATCAACCGAAAGTGATTTTAATGGATGAACCCTTAGGAGCACTTGATGTCTTTACACGTTATAAGTTACAGGATCAGTTACTACAGTTGAAAAGACAAACCACTGCCACGATGATTTTAGTGACACATGATATTGATGAAGCATTATATTTATCAGATCGTATTGTTTTATTAGGAGAAGGTTGTCGCATTATTAATCAATATACCATTAGTGAAACACAACCTAGAAATCGTAACGACAGTCATTTATTAAAGATAAGAAATGATATTATGGAAGAATTTGCCTTAGTTCATCATGCTGTTGAACCAGAATACTACTTATAG
- a CDS encoding DUF4242 domain-containing protein, whose protein sequence is MTLFLLEANHLNFATTKQELEQKVASLVTDSIPTLIEVQATENLSHGYFIVEANSEEEATQFLTDADISINLVKQVRLVGKELDEVKNGDAHIDYLVTWNIPEGITMDQYLARKKKNSVHYEEVPEVEFKRTYVCEDMSKCICLYNAPDEEAVRRARKAVDTPIDGIEKI, encoded by the coding sequence ATGACATTATTTTTATTAGAAGCGAATCACCTTAACTTTGCTACAACGAAACAGGAGCTTGAACAAAAGGTCGCATCATTAGTTACTGATTCAATTCCTACTTTAATTGAAGTTCAGGCTACTGAAAATTTATCACACGGTTATTTCATTGTAGAGGCGAATAGTGAAGAAGAAGCTACACAATTTTTAACTGATGCTGATATTAGTATTAATTTAGTGAAACAAGTACGTCTGGTAGGTAAAGAATTAGATGAAGTTAAAAATGGCGATGCACATATTGATTATCTTGTTACTTGGAACATTCCTGAAGGAATTACAATGGATCAATATTTAGCACGTAAAAAGAAAAATTCTGTTCATTATGAAGAAGTGCCTGAAGTTGAATTTAAACGTACTTATGTTTGTGAAGATATGTCTAAATGTATTTGTTTATATAATGCACCTGATGAAGAAGCAGTACGTCGTGCACGTAAAGCAGTTGATACACCTATTGATGGTATTGAAAAGATTTAA